CAACGCGAACCGGTTGGGAGACAAATAGGCATGGGCGGCGGCCATCGGATCATCACTGGGCACGGCATCAACCGCGTCGCACAGGATGTGCTGTTCGATGCGTTCGGCCTGCAATTCGTCTGATTTGACCTTCTGGCGCAGTTCCTGTGCACTGGTACGCGGATCATCGCGCAGGTGTCGCCGTGTCTGGCGCAGTGGCTTGATCACGTTTTCGCGCCAGTCACGCACAGATGCCTCAAGTGCTGAAATGCTTAGCGGTGCTAGTCCCTTTTGGCCCAGAAAGAACATGAAAAGCAGCATGTTCACATCAAGGTCACAGCGTTCCTGAAGATCAAGGCACAACTTGGCGACGCCATCGCGACCGTACATCGCGACAGTA
Above is a window of Thalassospira sp. ER-Se-21-Dark DNA encoding:
- a CDS encoding TIGR02444 family protein — protein: MDQEEVWAFTVAMYGRDGVAKLCLDLQERCDLDVNMLLFMFFLGQKGLAPLSISALEASVRDWRENVIKPLRQTRRHLRDDPRTSAQELRQKVKSDELQAERIEQHILCDAVDAVPSDDPMAAAHAYLSPNRFALDQQACDKALGDLTRMMGIA